The Deinococcus humi genome has a segment encoding these proteins:
- the mutL gene encoding DNA mismatch repair endonuclease MutL, with protein MIRVLPPEVARLIAAGEVVSRPLDVVRELVDNALDAGATRIEIELEGGGLSLVRVRDNGAGIGADSVPLAAVRHATSKLEPRAEAVERVTTLGFRGEALWAAAQAGALHLITRPADQVGASEVWAQGEEVRVGRAAAPAGTTVTVRGLFAGLPARLRTQAPATAEVREITALVGRYVLHHPDLHWRLGVDGDPRLVHAPADHRGAVASVYGPLNANRVLKVESDGEVGVRGVISRPELTRARRDRMHFSVNGRPVLAPPELEKAVIEGYAELLPAGAAPLCVLDLRVAPGDHNPNVHPAKQVVALADLGGVAARVREAVAAALAQHPLARAAPALIAPPAPSESPRNGSFPELTLVGIYQELYLLAQGEGDLWVVDAHAAHERALYERLGRELLSAPPVELPEPELLHLTPQQLAALHERAAELQGWGLTIEDFGAGLARLRALPAALAALNVPRLHEQIVEGALGNGPDPRRDVLAALACAPALKAGMLDQGRGELVLAALAACEHPWACPHGRPTTLRLSERDLAHSFGRRGVRDVARGRDAEKKAVLKESQRH; from the coding sequence ATGATCCGTGTATTGCCCCCCGAAGTCGCCCGATTGATCGCGGCGGGCGAGGTGGTCTCGCGTCCGCTGGACGTGGTGCGTGAACTGGTAGACAACGCGCTGGACGCTGGGGCAACGCGCATCGAAATCGAGCTGGAGGGCGGCGGCCTGTCGCTGGTGCGGGTGCGCGACAACGGCGCCGGCATTGGCGCAGACAGCGTGCCACTCGCGGCGGTGCGTCACGCCACCAGCAAGCTGGAGCCGCGTGCCGAAGCGGTCGAGCGCGTGACCACGCTGGGCTTCCGGGGCGAGGCGCTGTGGGCGGCGGCGCAAGCCGGAGCATTGCACCTGATCACCCGCCCGGCCGATCAGGTGGGCGCGTCGGAGGTCTGGGCGCAGGGCGAGGAGGTGCGGGTGGGCCGCGCAGCCGCACCAGCAGGCACGACAGTCACGGTGCGCGGCCTGTTCGCCGGGCTGCCCGCCCGGTTGCGGACCCAGGCCCCCGCCACTGCCGAGGTCCGGGAAATCACCGCGTTGGTGGGCCGCTACGTCCTGCACCATCCGGATTTGCACTGGCGCCTGGGCGTGGACGGCGATCCCCGGCTGGTCCACGCTCCTGCCGATCACCGGGGCGCGGTGGCCAGCGTGTACGGCCCGCTGAACGCCAACCGGGTGCTGAAAGTCGAGTCCGATGGAGAAGTGGGGGTGCGCGGCGTGATCTCGCGTCCGGAGTTGACCCGCGCCCGGCGGGACCGCATGCACTTCAGCGTCAATGGACGGCCCGTCCTCGCGCCGCCGGAGCTGGAAAAGGCCGTGATTGAGGGCTACGCCGAGTTGCTTCCCGCGGGGGCCGCGCCGCTGTGTGTGCTGGACCTGAGGGTGGCGCCGGGGGACCACAACCCCAACGTTCATCCCGCCAAGCAGGTGGTGGCGCTGGCCGATCTGGGCGGCGTGGCGGCCCGCGTGCGGGAGGCGGTGGCGGCGGCCCTGGCCCAGCACCCGCTGGCCCGCGCCGCGCCCGCATTGATTGCCCCACCCGCGCCGTCCGAGTCGCCCCGCAACGGCTCTTTCCCCGAACTGACGCTGGTGGGCATCTATCAGGAACTGTATCTGCTGGCCCAGGGCGAGGGCGACCTGTGGGTGGTGGACGCCCACGCTGCCCACGAGCGCGCGCTGTACGAGCGCCTGGGCCGTGAACTCCTGTCGGCCCCACCTGTGGAACTGCCCGAGCCGGAGCTGCTGCACCTGACCCCACAGCAACTGGCCGCCCTGCACGAACGCGCCGCCGAATTGCAGGGCTGGGGCCTGACCATTGAGGACTTCGGCGCAGGGCTGGCGCGTCTGCGGGCCCTGCCCGCGGCGCTGGCCGCACTGAATGTTCCCCGGCTGCACGAGCAGATCGTGGAGGGAGCGCTGGGCAACGGGCCAGATCCGCGCCGCGACGTGCTGGCCGCTCTGGCCTGCGCCCCCGCACTCAAGGCCGGAATGCTGGACCAGGGGCGCGGTGAACTGGTGCTGGCCGCCCTAGCCGCCTGCGAACACCCCTGGGCCTGCCCCCACGGACGCCCCACCACCCTGCGCCTGTCGGAGCGCGATCTGGCCCACTCCTTCGGGCGGCGCGGCGTGCGCGACGTGGCGCGCGGACGGGACGCCGAGAAAAAGGCGGTCCTGAAAGAGTCCCAGCGCCACTGA
- a CDS encoding [LysW]-lysine hydrolase codes for MTTEIHTDAQRDARELLIGAVSIPSLSGQEGELAAYLRDWMEARGFAAQVDEAGNAVGARGNGPYTVALLGHMDTVPGDIPVQVDGGGVLHGRGSVDAKGSLCTFMAAVAALPLQSLSRVRFVVIGATEEEAPSSRGARHIMEVLQPDAVLIGEPSGWAGLTLGYKGRLVAQVRAEKDNFHTAGEGSSAADDLTEAWFRVRAWAANSVNGQGAGAPGIFDAVQATLQSIGSTGDGLTQRAEAAIGLRLPPRLSPQDAQEQIVELLRDLPSVSVTFVGHETAVRHPKDNALTRAMRVAIRAHGGTPVFKVKTGTSDMNVVADRWPVPTLAYGPGDSALDHTPDERLDLAEYDRAVRVLTDALTRLAASVPQGD; via the coding sequence ATGACGACTGAGATTCACACCGACGCCCAGCGCGACGCGCGCGAGCTGCTGATCGGGGCCGTCTCTATTCCATCCCTGTCCGGACAGGAGGGCGAGCTGGCCGCGTACCTGCGGGACTGGATGGAGGCTCGCGGCTTCGCGGCGCAGGTGGACGAGGCGGGCAATGCGGTGGGGGCGCGCGGCAACGGCCCCTACACAGTGGCACTGCTGGGCCACATGGACACCGTGCCAGGAGACATCCCGGTGCAGGTGGACGGGGGGGGCGTGCTGCACGGGCGCGGGAGCGTGGATGCCAAGGGTTCGCTGTGCACCTTCATGGCCGCGGTGGCGGCGCTGCCGCTCCAATCCCTGAGCCGCGTCCGTTTCGTGGTGATTGGCGCCACCGAGGAGGAGGCCCCCAGCAGCCGGGGCGCGCGGCACATCATGGAGGTCCTGCAACCCGACGCCGTGCTGATCGGCGAACCCAGTGGCTGGGCGGGCCTCACACTGGGCTACAAGGGCCGGCTGGTGGCCCAGGTGCGCGCCGAGAAGGACAACTTCCACACGGCGGGAGAGGGCAGCAGCGCCGCCGACGACCTGACCGAGGCCTGGTTTCGGGTGCGTGCCTGGGCGGCCAACAGCGTCAATGGTCAGGGGGCTGGCGCCCCCGGTATCTTCGACGCCGTGCAGGCCACCCTCCAGAGCATAGGTTCAACAGGAGATGGGCTGACCCAGCGGGCCGAGGCCGCCATCGGTCTGCGCCTGCCACCTCGCCTGAGCCCGCAGGACGCTCAGGAGCAGATTGTGGAACTGCTCAGGGACCTGCCCAGCGTCTCGGTGACCTTCGTCGGTCACGAAACGGCCGTGCGTCACCCCAAAGACAACGCCCTGACACGGGCCATGCGCGTCGCCATTCGCGCGCACGGCGGGACTCCGGTCTTCAAGGTCAAGACCGGGACCAGCGACATGAACGTGGTGGCTGACCGCTGGCCAGTGCCCACGCTGGCCTACGGCCCTGGCGACAGCGCGTTGGACCACACCCCCGACGAACGGCTGGACCTGGCTGAATATGACCGCGCCGTACGGGTGCTGACCGACGCGCTGACCCGGCTGGCCGCCTCGGTGCCACAGGGCGACTGA
- a CDS encoding FAD-dependent oxidoreductase — MNTAANSAAPPAGPGQASPGQVWAHVGQSFTPQDYDVVVLGAGRMGSALAFYLRHLAPQLRLLLIEEGGLPNEDGATLLAPGVWTGWGVPEDRQSQATWTREQLETGFGNISFQARPLIELFAEGGPDRTPAADALAPFPDALAMVDLEALPFARVDAQAATYRPGALALAAAQQAVKAGADLMLNARAHAVLSPEGRGGRVAIERLSVTNTHQIVVHETHHLRAETLVLALGADGPHAAEHGLGRHTNHARAYRQTPRLNVPSNDKTPTLRVAGLTLRPQSDGFTLIPAVHHRDPHGYSPTGGHLTGVPTGLRRETLEDLVALMNALPPLGTEALGLGRSISDIPGAWLALPGGQPGGLPLHQPLADGVHLLLGGPQADTLGLAVAHDLAAVVAEVTERPWKGEAHPAE; from the coding sequence ATGAACACTGCTGCAAACAGCGCCGCGCCGCCTGCCGGACCCGGTCAGGCCAGCCCCGGTCAGGTCTGGGCACACGTCGGTCAGTCCTTCACGCCCCAGGATTACGACGTGGTGGTGCTGGGCGCGGGTCGGATGGGCTCTGCCCTGGCTTTTTACCTGCGACACCTTGCCCCCCAGTTGCGCCTGCTGCTGATCGAGGAGGGCGGCCTGCCCAACGAGGACGGAGCCACGCTACTGGCTCCTGGCGTGTGGACGGGGTGGGGCGTGCCGGAAGACCGGCAGTCCCAGGCAACATGGACGCGAGAACAACTGGAGACGGGTTTCGGGAACATCAGCTTTCAAGCGCGCCCACTCATCGAACTGTTTGCGGAGGGTGGGCCTGACCGGACCCCTGCCGCCGATGCCCTGGCCCCCTTTCCGGACGCGCTGGCGATGGTGGATCTAGAGGCCCTGCCCTTTGCACGCGTGGACGCCCAGGCCGCCACTTACCGCCCCGGCGCGCTGGCTTTGGCCGCCGCGCAACAGGCCGTGAAAGCGGGGGCTGACCTGATGCTCAACGCCCGCGCCCACGCTGTCCTCTCCCCAGAGGGCCGCGGCGGCCGCGTGGCCATCGAACGGCTGAGCGTGACCAACACCCACCAGATCGTCGTCCACGAGACGCATCATCTGCGGGCCGAAACGCTCGTGCTGGCGCTGGGCGCCGACGGCCCGCACGCGGCGGAACACGGTCTGGGCCGGCACACCAACCACGCCCGCGCCTACCGCCAGACGCCGCGCCTGAACGTCCCCAGCAACGACAAGACGCCCACCCTGCGGGTCGCTGGCCTGACCCTGCGCCCGCAAAGTGACGGTTTTACCCTGATTCCAGCAGTTCACCACCGCGATCCGCACGGCTATTCTCCCACGGGCGGCCACCTGACCGGCGTGCCCACGGGCCTGCGCCGCGAGACGCTGGAAGATCTGGTGGCCTTGATGAATGCCCTGCCTCCACTGGGCACGGAGGCGCTCGGCCTGGGCCGCAGCATCAGCGACATTCCGGGCGCATGGCTAGCGCTGCCGGGGGGACAGCCCGGCGGCCTGCCCCTGCATCAGCCCCTGGCCGACGGCGTTCACCTGTTACTGGGCGGCCCGCAGGCCGACACGTTGGGCCTGGCGGTGGCCCATGATCTGGCGGCAGTGGTGGCTGAGGTCACGGAAAGACCGTGGAAGGGTGAGGCTCACCCGGCAGAGTGA
- a CDS encoding YifB family Mg chelatase-like AAA ATPase, protein MLARARSVALIGVDAVPVEVEVDVSPGLPAFTVVGLPDQAVSEARERVRAAVRNAGLPFPAARITVNLAPADLRKEGPLYDLPIALGVLAAQGLLPARALDSLLAAGELALDGSLRPITGAVNLALLASSLGLPALLPAGNAPEAALIDGLTVYGARTLLEAVAHLNGRAELLPTPAPAAEDDAGLHLDLADLKGQAAARRALEVSLAGGHNLLLVGSPGSGKTMLARRAPGLLPRLTRAEALEVTRLHSAAGVLNLRGGLNLTAPYRSPHHTVSDAGLIGGGSVPRPGEVSLAHKGILFLDEFPEFSRKALETLRQPLEDGTVTISRARATVEYPARFQLIAAMNPCTCGHLGDPEKGCTCTASERTRYAARISGPLLDRLDIVCRVPRLTVDELTRAPEPEASAPVRERITAARERMVERQGGRNADLAGQALRKHAPLAAGPESFIRAAARQLGLTGRGFDRVLRVARTVADLAGEPDVREAHLAEAVTYRPRDLT, encoded by the coding sequence ATGCTGGCCCGCGCCCGCAGTGTGGCCTTGATCGGCGTGGACGCCGTTCCGGTGGAGGTTGAGGTGGACGTGTCGCCGGGCCTGCCGGCCTTCACGGTGGTCGGCCTGCCCGATCAGGCGGTCAGCGAGGCGCGCGAGCGGGTGCGGGCGGCGGTTCGCAATGCCGGGCTGCCCTTTCCGGCAGCGCGCATCACGGTCAATCTGGCTCCGGCGGACCTGCGCAAGGAGGGGCCACTGTACGACCTCCCCATCGCGCTAGGGGTGCTGGCAGCCCAGGGCCTGCTGCCCGCGCGGGCGCTGGACAGCCTGCTGGCGGCGGGCGAGCTGGCGCTCGACGGCAGCCTGCGGCCCATCACCGGGGCAGTCAATCTGGCGCTGCTGGCCTCCTCGCTGGGGCTGCCCGCCCTGCTGCCTGCGGGCAACGCGCCCGAGGCCGCCTTGATCGACGGCCTGACCGTGTACGGCGCGCGGACCCTGCTGGAGGCCGTGGCGCATCTGAATGGCCGCGCCGAACTCTTGCCCACGCCAGCTCCTGCGGCGGAAGATGATGCCGGACTGCACCTCGATCTGGCAGACCTGAAGGGACAGGCGGCGGCACGGCGGGCGCTGGAGGTCTCACTGGCCGGAGGACATAATCTGCTGCTCGTGGGATCGCCGGGCAGCGGCAAGACCATGCTGGCCCGCCGGGCGCCGGGACTGTTGCCACGGCTGACCCGTGCCGAGGCGCTGGAGGTCACGCGCCTCCACTCGGCGGCAGGCGTGTTGAATCTGCGCGGCGGCCTGAACTTGACCGCCCCTTACCGCTCGCCCCACCACACCGTTTCGGACGCCGGGTTGATTGGCGGGGGCAGCGTGCCCCGGCCCGGCGAGGTCAGTCTGGCCCACAAAGGCATCCTCTTCCTCGATGAATTTCCGGAATTCAGCCGCAAGGCCCTGGAGACCCTGCGCCAGCCACTGGAAGACGGCACGGTCACCATCAGTCGGGCGCGGGCCACAGTGGAATATCCGGCGCGCTTTCAGCTAATTGCCGCGATGAATCCCTGCACCTGCGGCCACCTCGGGGATCCTGAAAAGGGCTGCACCTGCACCGCCTCGGAACGGACGCGGTACGCAGCCAGGATCAGTGGGCCGCTGCTGGACCGACTGGACATCGTGTGCCGCGTGCCCCGACTGACGGTAGACGAATTGACCCGAGCACCGGAACCGGAGGCGTCTGCCCCGGTACGCGAGCGGATCACGGCAGCGCGGGAACGGATGGTAGAACGGCAGGGGGGCCGCAACGCCGACCTAGCCGGGCAAGCGCTCAGAAAGCATGCGCCGCTGGCCGCTGGCCCTGAGAGCTTCATTCGTGCGGCGGCACGGCAACTGGGGCTGACCGGGCGCGGCTTTGACCGCGTGCTGCGCGTGGCCCGCACAGTGGCCGATCTGGCTGGCGAACCTGACGTACGTGAAGCGCATCTGGCTGAAGCAGTGACGTACCGGCCACGCGACCTGACCTGA
- the tatA gene encoding twin-arginine translocase TatA/TatE family subunit: MPNIGPAELIVILLVALVVFGPRKLPELGKSLGAGLREFRKSTQSLKDELDVGVNDRGPQAAPTQTIHASVPAQPVSAAAVTPQAVVPAPGSAVEAVNLEKEKEPVQG; encoded by the coding sequence ATGCCCAACATCGGCCCCGCAGAACTGATCGTGATTCTCCTCGTTGCCCTGGTGGTCTTCGGTCCCCGCAAGCTGCCCGAGCTGGGCAAGAGCCTGGGAGCGGGCCTGCGCGAATTCCGCAAGAGCACCCAGAGCCTCAAGGACGAGCTGGATGTCGGCGTGAACGACAGAGGTCCGCAGGCCGCCCCGACGCAGACCATCCACGCCTCGGTTCCGGCGCAGCCCGTGAGCGCCGCCGCCGTGACGCCGCAGGCGGTAGTGCCAGCTCCCGGCTCCGCGGTTGAAGCAGTCAATCTGGAAAAGGAGAAAGAGCCGGTTCAGGGCTAG
- a CDS encoding SpoIID/LytB domain-containing protein — MSQTFSPLLTSLLALRPSGTQARHGRPRRLGLGAALCCAALVCAPSVSALNVRVLVAAAPQLTVRVPVGPAPIGDALRPSGLPVPQPQPMTAWTVGVSGGQLTLNGQAAGNSTLYLPPTPGSVVEIAGKPYRGGVLLRVQDGGVQGVNVLDIEDYLRGVVPAEMPASWPAAALAAQAVIARTYVAARINPAAPYDTCATESCQVYPGLKAEKAEANAAIDATRAQVVAYAGRPASTYFSSDSGGFTASSGEVWGKELPYLRAQADPFSAGSPRAGWRVEVTAAQVQTVAARYGARVGRLRGVSVTRLSPSGRPAEITVSGDDGTARITGANAGGFVRSLGAPGTRVSLSGLNPLVISGSGAGHGVGLSQYGALGLARAGQDHLRILGFYYPGTSLSVLSQNIRASGAVLAGGFGLPSAAQTLALPTPVPQALTLHPFGAVQ, encoded by the coding sequence ATGTCCCAGACCTTTTCCCCTCTGCTGACCTCCTTGCTGGCTTTGCGGCCGTCAGGGACGCAGGCGCGGCATGGACGGCCCCGGCGGCTGGGCCTGGGTGCGGCGCTGTGCTGCGCCGCGCTGGTCTGCGCTCCCTCCGTCTCTGCCCTGAACGTGCGTGTGCTGGTGGCCGCCGCGCCTCAGCTGACCGTGCGCGTGCCAGTGGGCCCGGCACCTATAGGTGACGCCCTCAGGCCGTCGGGTCTGCCCGTCCCGCAGCCGCAACCCATGACGGCCTGGACGGTGGGGGTGTCTGGCGGCCAGCTCACGCTGAATGGACAGGCGGCGGGCAACAGCACGTTGTACCTGCCCCCCACACCCGGCAGTGTGGTGGAAATTGCGGGCAAGCCGTACCGGGGCGGCGTCCTCCTGCGTGTGCAGGACGGCGGCGTGCAGGGCGTGAATGTACTGGACATCGAAGATTATCTGCGCGGCGTGGTGCCCGCCGAGATGCCGGCCTCGTGGCCCGCCGCCGCGCTGGCCGCCCAGGCGGTGATCGCGCGGACCTACGTGGCGGCGCGGATCAACCCGGCGGCCCCCTACGACACCTGTGCCACCGAGAGCTGCCAGGTCTACCCTGGATTGAAAGCCGAGAAGGCCGAGGCGAATGCGGCCATTGACGCGACGCGTGCGCAGGTGGTGGCCTACGCGGGACGGCCCGCCAGCACCTATTTCAGCAGCGATTCAGGGGGCTTCACGGCCTCCAGCGGTGAGGTCTGGGGCAAGGAGCTGCCGTACCTGCGCGCCCAGGCCGATCCGTTCTCGGCGGGCAGCCCGCGCGCCGGGTGGCGGGTGGAGGTCACGGCGGCGCAAGTCCAGACGGTGGCCGCCCGCTACGGTGCCCGTGTCGGTCGACTGCGGGGCGTGAGCGTCACGCGCCTCAGCCCTTCGGGACGGCCCGCCGAGATCACGGTCAGCGGCGACGACGGCACCGCGCGGATCACGGGCGCGAATGCGGGCGGCTTCGTGCGCTCGCTGGGCGCACCGGGCACGCGCGTCAGCCTGAGCGGTCTCAATCCCCTGGTCATCAGCGGCAGCGGCGCGGGGCACGGCGTGGGGCTGTCCCAGTACGGCGCACTGGGATTGGCGCGGGCCGGGCAGGATCACCTGAGGATTCTGGGCTTCTATTACCCCGGCACCAGCCTGAGCGTGCTGTCTCAGAACATCCGGGCCAGCGGCGCGGTGCTGGCGGGCGGCTTCGGGTTGCCCTCGGCGGCACAGACCCTGGCTCTCCCCACGCCTGTACCACAGGCGCTCACCCTCCACCCATTCGGGGCAGTTCAGTGA
- a CDS encoding LPS-assembly protein LptD, whose product MARNAVLTVGLLGAMLGGPLSNAEARTVKIVSADTLELRQVDGQELVIISGANVELRVDDDVVRARRVEYNRTRRTLTLVGAASYRSAKDGQDLSGENLVVELGDEQITGQDVLISDADLEIQGQEVERIPGQLRATGGYFTTCAKCGRTPNDYAFRAERLIVYPGDRLVAYRAQLLLADVPVLFLPVIVIPLNDPERQPRLLIEQDSVDGYTVEADLPFSVGSSTLGTTLLRYYQNRSPSLGAGVALRSYAPLPFVDRVDLYTLANPKPLNPDGSANPGYDVDLNFGVTGRVPLSLATRDLDYRLNVTRKDIGLSETAAERGVTRVDFGAKVEYPLFSAEFAYLNRFGPEPTDGVYTPYRKTEAVLDPKPYTNGTFSADTRLTAGSYTARSNPLSPSATAQGPNISTTRLEEQHALSYTAQPWKDADLALGNTFTGRYYGTGARTVDLNLNAQLTQRFNTTNTVTFGVGYLRREGTSPFAFDAVNGRLLSAPLSLNLSTVPVKDVSFGLSLRRDLFLAPDLQEPAVFTVSVNRLPLNLSAQLGYQPFTKELETFSYSATVGDPGSGTLVPVEAQPAREATEYGPAVPARPAYLRRSSAWPAPDLTLTASGGYSRINGYTPFTLRATVTGATRADSISVYATHNIAKPQIDEVGATINATVGRDAVLNPITFSARETLYPPTGRIAGNATLTWRARYQLSTTHDLLLNRPVEANPAPGSSPNSGTLTFSVGTVNGSANDWQLTYGGPYDLVRGGFTRPTASGSLSVTRPGQRLALSATVNTPGLDQFRTELTRANLDANIQFGSRAALSGQVQYYRTRSGLYPDDTATDVLSIDPLRVSVGIGHKGQPPGAYLTGSLRQTFVWKDGVRQDLTPLSPVIGLTIDRCCWAIQAEADLVQRRYRLSVGLPGQNQYPLFELTPDGTKVPLLNPSSP is encoded by the coding sequence GTGGCACGCAACGCCGTGCTCACGGTGGGCCTGCTGGGCGCCATGCTGGGCGGTCCCCTGAGCAATGCCGAGGCCCGCACGGTCAAGATCGTCTCGGCGGACACGCTGGAACTGCGGCAGGTGGACGGCCAGGAACTGGTGATCATCAGCGGCGCAAACGTGGAACTGCGCGTCGATGACGACGTGGTGCGGGCGCGGCGGGTGGAATACAACCGCACCCGGCGCACCCTGACCCTGGTGGGCGCGGCCAGTTACCGCAGCGCGAAAGACGGCCAGGACCTCAGCGGCGAGAACCTGGTGGTGGAGCTGGGCGACGAGCAGATCACCGGTCAGGACGTCTTGATCAGCGACGCCGATCTGGAAATCCAGGGCCAGGAGGTCGAGCGCATTCCAGGGCAGTTGCGCGCCACCGGAGGGTATTTCACCACCTGCGCCAAGTGCGGGCGCACCCCCAACGACTACGCCTTCCGCGCCGAGCGTCTGATCGTGTATCCCGGTGACCGGCTGGTGGCCTACCGGGCGCAACTGCTGCTGGCCGACGTGCCGGTGCTGTTCCTGCCGGTGATCGTGATTCCCCTGAACGATCCGGAACGTCAGCCCCGGCTCTTGATCGAGCAGGATTCGGTGGACGGCTACACCGTCGAGGCCGATCTGCCGTTCTCGGTGGGCAGCAGCACCCTGGGCACCACGCTGCTGCGCTATTACCAGAACCGCAGCCCCAGCCTGGGCGCGGGCGTGGCGCTGCGCTCGTACGCGCCGCTGCCCTTCGTGGACCGCGTCGATCTGTATACGCTGGCAAACCCCAAACCCCTGAACCCGGACGGCAGCGCCAACCCCGGTTACGACGTGGACCTCAACTTCGGGGTGACGGGCCGGGTGCCGCTGTCGCTGGCGACGCGCGATCTGGATTACCGCCTCAACGTGACCCGCAAGGACATCGGCCTGAGCGAGACGGCGGCTGAGCGTGGCGTGACGCGGGTGGATTTTGGGGCCAAGGTGGAATACCCGCTGTTCTCGGCGGAGTTCGCCTACCTGAACCGCTTCGGCCCGGAGCCGACGGATGGGGTCTACACACCGTACCGCAAGACCGAGGCCGTGCTGGATCCCAAACCGTATACCAACGGGACCTTTAGCGCCGACACGCGCCTGACGGCGGGGAGCTATACCGCCCGCAGCAATCCGCTCTCGCCCAGCGCCACCGCGCAGGGGCCGAACATCAGCACCACCCGGCTGGAGGAACAGCACGCCCTGTCCTACACTGCCCAGCCCTGGAAGGACGCCGATCTGGCCCTGGGTAATACCTTTACCGGGCGCTACTACGGCACCGGGGCCAGGACGGTGGACCTGAACCTCAACGCCCAGCTGACCCAGCGCTTCAACACCACCAATACCGTGACCTTCGGGGTGGGCTACCTGCGGCGCGAGGGCACCAGCCCCTTTGCCTTCGACGCGGTGAACGGCCGGCTGCTGAGTGCGCCGCTGAGCCTGAACCTCAGCACCGTGCCGGTCAAGGACGTGAGTTTCGGCCTCTCGCTCAGGCGCGACCTGTTCCTGGCGCCGGACTTGCAGGAACCCGCCGTCTTCACGGTCAGCGTCAACCGCCTGCCGCTGAACCTGAGCGCGCAACTGGGCTACCAGCCCTTTACCAAGGAGCTGGAGACCTTCTCGTACAGCGCGACGGTGGGCGACCCCGGCTCGGGCACCCTGGTCCCGGTGGAGGCCCAGCCTGCCCGCGAGGCCACCGAGTACGGCCCCGCAGTCCCGGCCCGGCCCGCCTACCTGCGCCGCAGCAGCGCGTGGCCGGCGCCGGACCTGACGTTGACGGCCTCAGGCGGTTACTCGCGCATCAATGGTTACACGCCCTTCACCTTGCGGGCCACGGTGACCGGGGCCACCCGCGCAGACTCGATCAGCGTCTACGCCACCCACAACATCGCAAAGCCCCAGATCGACGAGGTGGGGGCCACCATCAACGCCACGGTGGGCCGTGACGCGGTCCTGAATCCCATCACCTTCTCGGCCCGCGAGACGTTGTACCCGCCCACCGGGCGCATCGCCGGCAACGCTACCCTGACGTGGCGGGCCCGCTATCAACTGTCCACCACGCATGACCTGTTGCTTAACCGTCCGGTGGAGGCCAATCCGGCTCCTGGCAGTTCCCCGAATAGCGGCACGCTGACCTTTAGCGTCGGCACGGTGAACGGCAGTGCCAACGACTGGCAGCTGACCTACGGCGGTCCTTACGATCTGGTGCGCGGCGGCTTCACCCGCCCTACCGCCTCCGGCAGCCTGAGTGTCACCCGGCCCGGGCAGCGGCTGGCGCTGTCGGCCACGGTCAACACCCCGGGTCTGGACCAGTTCCGTACCGAGCTGACACGGGCGAACCTCGATGCCAACATTCAGTTCGGCAGCCGCGCGGCGCTGTCGGGGCAGGTCCAGTACTACCGCACCCGCAGTGGACTTTATCCGGACGACACCGCCACCGATGTCCTGAGCATCGATCCGCTGCGCGTCAGCGTGGGCATTGGCCACAAGGGCCAGCCGCCCGGGGCGTACCTGACCGGCAGCCTGCGCCAGACCTTTGTCTGGAAAGACGGCGTGCGCCAGGACCTTACGCCGCTGTCCCCGGTGATCGGATTGACCATCGACCGCTGCTGCTG